A part of Biomphalaria glabrata chromosome 3, xgBioGlab47.1, whole genome shotgun sequence genomic DNA contains:
- the LOC106074177 gene encoding putative deoxyribonuclease TATDN3 isoform X1 codes for MEQKSEFTHIVDVHTHLSDDLLIKDVGEIIQRAVQQNVYSALVVAESKLDFQPILDLHHIYPEFVLPCLGIHPIQKSGKKDEKGIEIKRSVCPSDYDGVEEWIEKHVDLVGAVGEIGLDFTPRFCPLKEDKENQILIFSKQVQLAERLHLPINVHSRSASKQTIQLLKEIGAHNVLLHAFDGRASTALQGVAYGFYFSIPASVCRDEQLQKLLKVVPLDHLMIETDSPAIAPVKGTVNEPANAVISCEYIAQLKNVDIQTVKHMTTANAMKLFPKLATLPCQMMSQL; via the exons ATGGAACAAAAAAGTGAATTCACCCACATCGTTGATGTTCATACACACTTGTCAGATGATTTATTAATAAAA GATGTAGGTGAAATTATTCAACGAGCTGTGCAG caaaatgTTTATTCAGCACTAGTGGTTGCAGAAAGCAAGCTAGATTTCCAGCCAATATTGGACTTGCATCATAT atACCCTGAGTTTGTGCTGCCATGTCTTGGCATACATCCAATACAG AAGTCAGGAAAAAAAGATGAGAAAGGAATAGAAATCAAGAGAAGCGTCTGTCCAAGT GATTATGATGGAGTGGAAGAGTGGATAGAAAAACATGTAGATCTGGTTGGAGCTGTTGGAGAG ATTGGTCTAGACTTCACCCCAAGGTTTTGTCCACTGAAAGAAGACAAAGAAAATCAGATTCTGATTTTTTCAAAGCAg GTCCAGTTGGCAGAAAGACTACATTTACCAAT AAATGTGCACTCCAGATCTGCTAGCAAGCAAACCATACAACTTCTCAAAGAAATAG GTGCACACAATGTTTTACTTCATGCTTTTGATGGAAGAGCCTCTACTGCCCTACAAGGTGTTGCTTATGGTTTTTACTTCTCTATACCAGCCTCTGTGTGTAGAGATGAGCAA CTTCAAAAATTGTTGAAAGTTGTGCCATTAGACCATTTGATGATTGAGACAGACTCCCCTGCAATAGCTCCAGTGAAAGGA aCGGTGAATGAACCAGCCAATGCTGTCATATCCTGTGAATATATTGCCCAACTCAAAAACGTTGACATTCAAACAGTTAAACATATGACAACTGCAAATGCTATGAAACTGTTTCCAAAGCTTGCAACACTTCCTTGCCAAATGATGTCACAACTTTAG
- the LOC106074177 gene encoding putative deoxyribonuclease TATDN3 isoform X2 yields MEQKSEFTHIVDVHTHLSDDLLIKDVGEIIQRAVQQNVYSALVVAESKLDFQPILDLHHIYPEFVLPCLGIHPIQKSGKKDEKGIEIKRSVCPSDYDGVEEWIEKHVDLVGAVGEIGLDFTPRFCPLKEDKENQILIFSKQVQLAERLHLPINVHSRSASKQTIQLLKEIGAHNVLLHAFDGRASTALQGVAYGFYFSIPASVCRDEQLQKLLKVVPLDHLMIETDSPAIAPVKGI; encoded by the exons ATGGAACAAAAAAGTGAATTCACCCACATCGTTGATGTTCATACACACTTGTCAGATGATTTATTAATAAAA GATGTAGGTGAAATTATTCAACGAGCTGTGCAG caaaatgTTTATTCAGCACTAGTGGTTGCAGAAAGCAAGCTAGATTTCCAGCCAATATTGGACTTGCATCATAT atACCCTGAGTTTGTGCTGCCATGTCTTGGCATACATCCAATACAG AAGTCAGGAAAAAAAGATGAGAAAGGAATAGAAATCAAGAGAAGCGTCTGTCCAAGT GATTATGATGGAGTGGAAGAGTGGATAGAAAAACATGTAGATCTGGTTGGAGCTGTTGGAGAG ATTGGTCTAGACTTCACCCCAAGGTTTTGTCCACTGAAAGAAGACAAAGAAAATCAGATTCTGATTTTTTCAAAGCAg GTCCAGTTGGCAGAAAGACTACATTTACCAAT AAATGTGCACTCCAGATCTGCTAGCAAGCAAACCATACAACTTCTCAAAGAAATAG GTGCACACAATGTTTTACTTCATGCTTTTGATGGAAGAGCCTCTACTGCCCTACAAGGTGTTGCTTATGGTTTTTACTTCTCTATACCAGCCTCTGTGTGTAGAGATGAGCAA CTTCAAAAATTGTTGAAAGTTGTGCCATTAGACCATTTGATGATTGAGACAGACTCCCCTGCAATAGCTCCAGTGAAAGGA aTCTGa
- the LOC106074177 gene encoding putative deoxyribonuclease TATDN3 isoform X3 has product MEQKSEFTHIVDVHTHLSDDLLIKDVGEIIQRAVQQNVYSALVVAESKLDFQPILDLHHIYPEFVLPCLGIHPIQKSGKKDEKGIEIKRSVCPSDYDGVEEWIEKHVDLVGAVGEIGLDFTPRFCPLKEDKENQILIFSKQVQLAERLHLPINVHSRSASKQTIQLLKEIGAHNVLLHAFDGRASTALQASKIVESCAIRPFDD; this is encoded by the exons ATGGAACAAAAAAGTGAATTCACCCACATCGTTGATGTTCATACACACTTGTCAGATGATTTATTAATAAAA GATGTAGGTGAAATTATTCAACGAGCTGTGCAG caaaatgTTTATTCAGCACTAGTGGTTGCAGAAAGCAAGCTAGATTTCCAGCCAATATTGGACTTGCATCATAT atACCCTGAGTTTGTGCTGCCATGTCTTGGCATACATCCAATACAG AAGTCAGGAAAAAAAGATGAGAAAGGAATAGAAATCAAGAGAAGCGTCTGTCCAAGT GATTATGATGGAGTGGAAGAGTGGATAGAAAAACATGTAGATCTGGTTGGAGCTGTTGGAGAG ATTGGTCTAGACTTCACCCCAAGGTTTTGTCCACTGAAAGAAGACAAAGAAAATCAGATTCTGATTTTTTCAAAGCAg GTCCAGTTGGCAGAAAGACTACATTTACCAAT AAATGTGCACTCCAGATCTGCTAGCAAGCAAACCATACAACTTCTCAAAGAAATAG GTGCACACAATGTTTTACTTCATGCTTTTGATGGAAGAGCCTCTACTGCCCTACAAG CTTCAAAAATTGTTGAAAGTTGTGCCATTAGACCATTTGATGATTGA